Part of the Woronichinia naegeliana WA131 genome, GTCGGTGCAAAATAATGGTTGGACAACGGTGACTTACCTCTGGACAGGGCTTTTAGCCATCGTTTTTGGATTCTATGGCTTGGCTCTCAGTGCCAGTTCGGTTCCCTTTGCAGCTCTTCTGGTGGATGTTTCCGATGAGGATAACCGTTCTCAATTAGTGGGCATTGTTTGGTCGATGTTAATGGTGGGCATTGTGGTAGGGGCAATTGTTAGCTCGAAACTGTTGGATACTCCCAATATTTGCGGGGCCGCTATCCTCAGCTATGATCCAAACCAGGTAACAAAAAACGCCAATATTCCCCAGCTTCAACAGGCGATCAATCCCGTTTTTGTGATCATGCCGGCGATCGTTTTATTATTTAGCATCCTAGCAACGTTCGGGGTAGAAACCAAATATTCTCGTTTTTCGAGTCGTTCTCAATACATTGAACGAGAGGATCAAATTACCTTGGGTCGAGCCTTAAAAGTGCTAACAGCGAGTCGGCAAACAGGCTTTTTTTTCACCTTTCTGTTGTTACTAACGATTAGTCTATTTATGCAGGATGCCATTATGGAACCCTACGGAGGGGAAGTGTTTGGTATGTGCATTGCTCAAACCACCCAATTAAATGCTTTTTTTGGCATGGGAACCCTAATCGGTATTGCTACAACGGGCTTTTTAGTTTTACCAAAGCTGGGCAATCAACGTACAACGAAATGGGGCTGTTTAGTGGCGGCCACTTGTTTTAGTGTTTTAATTTTGGCAGGATTTTTAGAAAATCAGACCTTACTAAAATCGGGTTTACTCTTGTTTGGTTTAGCCTCTGGCATGATTACCGCCGGAGCCACTAGTTTAATGTTGGATTTAACGGCGGCCGAAACGGCTGGAACCTTTATTGGTGCCTGGGGTCTGGCTCAGGCTATGTCACGGGGTTTGGCCACGGTATTGGGAGGCGCGTTTTTAAGTTTAGGAAAGTTTCTCTTTGTCAGTCCGGTTCTTGCCTATGGTTTGGTGTTTGCCTTGCAATCAGTGGGTCTTGTCTGTGCCGTTTTGTTATTGAATCGGATTAGTGTCCGCGAGTTTAAGGCCAATGCTCAAGCGGCGATCGCCTCTATTATGGAAGGGGATTTAGGCAGTTAATGAAGGATAGATAATTTTTTCTAGCCAGCCTGACTGTTAGGCTAGAGAGAAGATAGTAAGAAAAACCATAGACAAATATCTTAGGTCTTACTTTGCCGGTGTAATCCTGACTGGGTGAACTACAACCCCCTCAGTCGGACTAGGCTTGTAGCCTATCAGAGAGTAGATGATCGCAAGCCAACAGGTTAAGATTGGTTAACGATCCCTCTAATTTCTGGTCATGACCTTTTCGTCTGTAATTCGCCATCTTGAAAAATTGCCATTGACGGCAGAACTACGCCAAAAACTGGAAAAAACGCGATCGCTTTCCCTCAGTGGGATTTCTCGTTTGCCGAAGGGGTTAATTGCTTCAACGTTGGCTCAATCCCTAAATCAGAATTTAGTCGTGGTGACAGCAACCTTAGAAGAAGCAGGGCGTTGGGCAGCGCAATTGGAAATCATGGGTTGGCCAAGTGTCAATTTCTACCCCACCTCAGAAGCCTCTCCCTATGAACCGGCCAATCAAGAGTCGGAAATGGTTTGGGGCCAGATGCAGGTTTTAGCCAATTTGGGACAGACCCGTGCAGGGTTCGTCATCATTACCACCGAAAAGGCTTTGCAGCCCCATCTTCCGCCCCTAGAGGTTTTTCAATCTTACTGTCTCAATTTGCGGGTGGGAGCAGTCCACAGTAGTAAATTATTGGATCAAACCTTAGCGAGATTGGGTTATGAGCGGGTTGCCTCTGTGGAAACGGAAGGCCAGTGGAGCCGACGAGGGGATATTGTCGATATTTTTCCGGTTTCAGCCGAATTGCCAGTGCGCTTGGAATGGTTTGATGATGAGTTGGAAAAGTTGCGTGAATTTGATCCGGCAACTCAGCGATCCCTGGACAATATTGAGAAGTTAATTTTAACCCCTACGAGCTTCGACTGGATCACCTCTCAATCAGTCGAAAAAGAAATTCTTGAACCCTATTTATCGACACGCGAAAAAGAGCAATTACAAACCGAAATTTTCTCAGAGGGAATGCAACGATTTTTGGGCTTTGCCTTTGAACAACCGGCTTCTTTAAAGGATTATTTACCAGAACAGACGATTTGGGTTTTTGATGAAGTTGAGCAATGTGAAAGTCATAGTGATCGCTGGTGTGAGTTAGTGGAACAGGATTGGGTCGGTTTAGGCGATGTCAATTTCCCTAAAATTCATCGAGCTTTTCAAACCTCTTTGGCTACTATTAAAAGTCAATTTTTAACCCTCTATTTTTCGGAATTAACCGATGCAACAGACAAGGAAAGTTTAGATCTTTCTAGTCGTCCGATTCCGACCACGCCTCACCAATTTGCCAAACTCAGTGAAATTTTACGTGGTAAACGGGAAATCTATCATGGGATGACCTTAGAACGCTATGCGACTTGGTTAATTTCAGCCCAACCGTCACGTACTGTTTCCCTCTTACAAGAACATGATTGCGTTGTACAATTTATTCCCAATCCGAGGGACTATCCGGCTATTGAAAAATTCCAGATCCAAAAAACAGCGATCGCTTTAAAGTATGCAGGGATTGCGGAATTAGAGGGTTTTATCCTTCCGACTTTTCGTTTAGTGATTGTCACGGATCGAGAATTATTTGGGCAACAATCCTTAGCTACCCCAGAATATATTCGCAAACGTCGTCGAGCGGCATCTAAACAGGTTGATCTTAATAAACTTTCGCCTGGTGATTTTATTGTTCATAAAAGTCATGGGATTGGTAAATTTTTAAAATTAGAAGCCTTAGAAACCCGCGAGTATTTAGTCATTCAATATGCGGATGGTATTTTACGAGTTCCGGCGGATAATTTTGATAGTTTATCGCGCTATCGTCATACGGGAAGTGAAGCCCCCCAACTCCATAAAATGGGGGGTAAAGTTTGGGAGGCAACCAAAAATAAAGTTCGTAAAGCTATCAAAAAATTAGCGGTAGATTTGCTTAATCTTTATGCTAAACGCGCCCAACAAAATGGTTACACCTTTCCACCTGATACGCCTTGGCAAAGCGAGTTAGAAGATTCCTTTCCCTATCAAGCAACCCCCGATCAACTTAAGGCCGTTCAAGATGTTAAACGGGATTTGGAAAGCGATCGCCCGATGGATAGATTGGTCTGTGGCGATGTGGGTTTTGGTAAAACAGAAGTGGCAGTGCGGGCTATCTTTAAGGCTGTCACCAGTGGTCATAAACAAGTGGCCTTATTAGCTCCTACAACCATTTTAACGCAACAACATTACCATACTTTAAAAGAACGTTTTGCCCCCTATCCGATTAATATTGGCTTATTAAATCGCTTTCGGACTGCTTCTGAGAAAAAAGAGATTTTAGAAAGATTAGCATCGGGAGAACTCGACATTTTAGTAGGAACTCAAGGCATTTTAGGCAAGGGGGTAAAATTCAAAAATTTAGGTTTATTAGTTATTGATGAAGAACAACGTTTTGGGGTTAATCAAAAAGAAAAAATTAAAACCTTGAAAACTGAAGTGGATGTGTTAACCCTCACGGCTACCCCCATTCCTCGCACGCTTTATATGTCC contains:
- a CDS encoding BCD family MFS transporter — encoded protein: MNASTLSHPPGTLPKLKLLTMFRLGLFQMGLGIMSLLTLGVLNRLLIDELAVLPGIAAAAIATYQFVSPVRVWFGQLSDSKRLFGYHRTGYVWLGAIFFTVIAFLALQVVWQLGWSVQNNGWTTVTYLWTGLLAIVFGFYGLALSASSVPFAALLVDVSDEDNRSQLVGIVWSMLMVGIVVGAIVSSKLLDTPNICGAAILSYDPNQVTKNANIPQLQQAINPVFVIMPAIVLLFSILATFGVETKYSRFSSRSQYIEREDQITLGRALKVLTASRQTGFFFTFLLLLTISLFMQDAIMEPYGGEVFGMCIAQTTQLNAFFGMGTLIGIATTGFLVLPKLGNQRTTKWGCLVAATCFSVLILAGFLENQTLLKSGLLLFGLASGMITAGATSLMLDLTAAETAGTFIGAWGLAQAMSRGLATVLGGAFLSLGKFLFVSPVLAYGLVFALQSVGLVCAVLLLNRISVREFKANAQAAIASIMEGDLGS
- the mfd gene encoding transcription-repair coupling factor, giving the protein MTFSSVIRHLEKLPLTAELRQKLEKTRSLSLSGISRLPKGLIASTLAQSLNQNLVVVTATLEEAGRWAAQLEIMGWPSVNFYPTSEASPYEPANQESEMVWGQMQVLANLGQTRAGFVIITTEKALQPHLPPLEVFQSYCLNLRVGAVHSSKLLDQTLARLGYERVASVETEGQWSRRGDIVDIFPVSAELPVRLEWFDDELEKLREFDPATQRSLDNIEKLILTPTSFDWITSQSVEKEILEPYLSTREKEQLQTEIFSEGMQRFLGFAFEQPASLKDYLPEQTIWVFDEVEQCESHSDRWCELVEQDWVGLGDVNFPKIHRAFQTSLATIKSQFLTLYFSELTDATDKESLDLSSRPIPTTPHQFAKLSEILRGKREIYHGMTLERYATWLISAQPSRTVSLLQEHDCVVQFIPNPRDYPAIEKFQIQKTAIALKYAGIAELEGFILPTFRLVIVTDRELFGQQSLATPEYIRKRRRAASKQVDLNKLSPGDFIVHKSHGIGKFLKLEALETREYLVIQYADGILRVPADNFDSLSRYRHTGSEAPQLHKMGGKVWEATKNKVRKAIKKLAVDLLNLYAKRAQQNGYTFPPDTPWQSELEDSFPYQATPDQLKAVQDVKRDLESDRPMDRLVCGDVGFGKTEVAVRAIFKAVTSGHKQVALLAPTTILTQQHYHTLKERFAPYPINIGLLNRFRTASEKKEILERLASGELDILVGTQGILGKGVKFKNLGLLVIDEEQRFGVNQKEKIKTLKTEVDVLTLTATPIPRTLYMSLSGIREMSLITTPPPSRRPIKTHLSSYHPEVIRTAIRNELDRGGQVFYVVPRIEGIEEVGGQLREMVPSARLAIAHGQMDESELESTMLAFNDGEADILVCTTIIEAGLDIPRVNTIIVEDSQKFGLAQLYQLRGRVGRAGIQAHAWLLYPSKRELTETARQRLKALQEFSQLGSGYQLATRDMEIRGVGSLLGAEQSGQMEAIGFEFYMEMLQEAIREIQGQEIPKVEETQIDLQITALIPSDYIPDLEQKMAAYRQITAVEFSKELALIAADWSDRYGAIPSPVEQLFKVIELKQLARSLGFSRIKVEGKQNIVLETPMEEPAWNLLAENLPNHLRSRFVYSPKKVIVRGLGLVKPKQQLENLIEWFSKMKAALPDAKI